In Pelecanus crispus isolate bPelCri1 chromosome 16, bPelCri1.pri, whole genome shotgun sequence, the following proteins share a genomic window:
- the MYCBP gene encoding C-Myc-binding protein — MAHYKAADSKREQFRRYLEKSGVLDTLTKVLVALYEEPEKPNSALDFLKHHLGASAPENPEIEALRLEVAEMKEKYEAVLEENKKLKTKLAQYEPPQDEKHGE; from the exons ATGGCGCATTACAAG GCCGCGGACTCCAAGCGGGAGCAGTTCCGCCGGTACCTGGAGAAGTCGGGGGTGCTGGACACGCTCACCAAAG TGTTGGTAGCCTTATATGAAGAGCCAGAGAAACCAAATAGTGCACTGGA CTTTCTGAAGCATCATCTGGGAGCTTCAGCTCCTGAGAATCCAGAAATAGAGGCACTTCGCTTGGAAGTggcagagatgaaagaaaaatacgaAGCTGtgttggaagaaaataaaaaactgaaaaccaaG CTGGCTCAGTATGAACCACCTCAAGACGAGAAGCATGGTGAATAG
- the GJA9 gene encoding gap junction alpha-9 protein encodes MGDWNFLGGILEEVHIHSTIIGKIWLTILFIFRMLVLGVATEDVWNDEQSEFICNTEQPGCRNVCYDEAFPISLIRYWVLQVIFVSSPSLVYMGHALYRLRALEKERQKKKAQVRVELESTELEMTENRKRLERELRQLDQRKLNKAPLRGSLLCTYVIHIFTRSAVEVGFMIGQYLLYGFHLDPLYKCQRDPCPNTVDCFVSRPTEKTVFILFMQSIATVSLLLNILEIIHLGFRKIKMGLCGQNKNKDDPDNFYVNKSRKYSVIPHSSLGISTTPQKTLPSALSGYNFLMEKQTDTAIYPVLNSPPVFQSVQNNRTESSSNYAHRTHENKLPKKRPATNALDNQTQNTSTNNNEGLLGELGTEARDAQKEAEQKHFLVGSQNADIASRTCLRSFAETPSQTSLRPDTTFRITGFRRQHGSGSSWNCSATVESAGASTNSLPKNSNRRQSSFSANKARPLYDADLKNSGRPDTPDSMGEVSSESKQSRNCDSPKPFSLSRRLSLSSNASSRRAPTDLQI; translated from the coding sequence ATGGGAGACTGGAATTTCCTTGGAGGCATATTAGAGGAGGTCCACATTCATTCCACTATTATTGGAAAGATATGGCTAACAATCCTCTTCATATTTCGAATGCTTGTCCTTGGAGTAGCAACTGAGGATGTTTGGAACGATGAACAATCAGAATTTATATGCAATACCGAGCAACCGGGTTGCAGAAATGTGTGCTACGACGAGGCCTTTCCCATCTCTCTCATAAGATACTGGGTCTTGCAAGTCATATTTGTGTCTTCCCCTTCCTTGGTGTATATGGGTCATGCCTTATACAGACTAAGAGCCTTGGAAAAagagaggcaaaaaaagaaagctcaggTAAGAGTGGAACTTGAAAGCACTGAATTAGAAATGACTGAAAACCGGAAAAGGCTGGAGAGAGAACTCCGGCAATTGGATCAAAGAAAGCTAAACAAAGCACCCCTGAGAGGCTCTTTGCTCTGCACTTATGTGATACATATTTTCACAAGATCTGCAGTGGAAGTTGGTTTTATGATTGGGCAGTATCTTCTTTATGGCTTTCATCTAGATCCCCTTTATAAATGTCAGAGAGATCCATGTCCAAACACAGTGGACTGCTTTGTATCTAGACCAACAGAAAAGACAGTGTTCATATTATTCATGCAATCAATAGCGACCGTatcattgcttttaaatatcCTAGAAATTATCCACCTAGGATTCCGAAAAATTAAAATGGGACTCTGCGGGCAGAATAAAAACAAGGACGACCCTGACAATTTCTATGTAAACAAATCTAGGAAATACTCTGTGATACCCCACTCTTCTTTGGGAATATCCACCACCCCTCAAAAAACTCTTCCTTCTGCACTTAGCGGTTAtaactttttaatggaaaagcaaaCCGACACTGCCATCTACCCAGTTCTAAATTCTCCTCCCGTGTTTCAGTCTGTGCAAAATAACCgtacagaaagcagcagcaactaCGCCCATCGCACTCACGAAAATAAATTGCCAAAGAAGAGGCCAGCTACAAATGCCTTAGACAATCAGACTCAAAATACTAGCACAAATAATAATGAAGGCTTGCTTGGCGAGCTTGGGACCGAAGCACGTGATGCTCAAAAAGAAGCCgaacagaaacatttccttgtCGGTAGTCAGAATGCAGATATAGCTTCGAGGACGTGCTTGAGAAGCTTTGCTGAAACGCCATCTCAAACTTCACTGCGACCCGATACAACTTTTCGTATTACCGGTTTCAGAAGACAACATGGAAGCGGTTCGTCTTGGAACTGCTCGGCAACGGTTGAGAGTGCAGGAGCTTCAACAAATTCTCTTCCAAAGAACAGCAACAGAAGACAAAGCAGTTTCAGTGCAAACAAAGCCCGACCTCTTTACGATGCTGACTTAAAAAATTCTGGCCGACCAGACACTCCTGACTCTATGGGGGAGGTGAGCTCAGAATCTAAACAAAGTAGAAACTGCGATAGTCCTAAGCCTTTCTCTCTGTCTAGGCGACTGTCACTGTCGAGTAATGCCAGCAGCAGGCGTGCCCCCACCGATCTTCAAATATAG